Proteins encoded in a region of the Enterococcus gilvus ATCC BAA-350 genome:
- a CDS encoding sulfite exporter TauE/SafE family protein, giving the protein MAQIIFYILIGLMIFQAIMLIHDIITHRDDLGPGNWLISGIIGFITDFADTIGIGSFAITTMLLNATKQIDDDRKLPGILNVGHAIPVLTEAIIFVTVIKVDALTLVSLIVAAMVGSWFGSKYVTKLSEKAVQKWIGWALLITAILMLLRQTEVIALLGKGNTATALTGVKLLAGIFGNFLFGALMTVGVGLFAPCMAMVYMLGMTPLAAFPIMMCSCAGLQPVANINFIREKAYSRKIALAITIGGVPGVIIASQFLLGLDITMVTYLVIVIIFYTGIQYILKSRKTAAA; this is encoded by the coding sequence ATGGCACAGATTATTTTTTATATTTTAATTGGTCTGATGATCTTTCAAGCAATCATGCTCATTCACGATATCATCACCCATCGCGACGATCTAGGACCAGGCAATTGGCTGATTAGCGGAATTATCGGATTCATCACAGACTTTGCGGACACGATCGGGATCGGAAGCTTCGCCATCACGACGATGCTGCTGAACGCGACCAAACAAATCGACGACGACCGCAAATTACCAGGGATCTTGAATGTTGGACACGCGATCCCCGTACTGACAGAAGCCATTATTTTTGTAACAGTGATCAAAGTCGACGCGTTGACGCTTGTATCTCTGATCGTAGCGGCGATGGTCGGCTCATGGTTTGGTTCGAAATACGTGACCAAGCTCTCTGAAAAAGCGGTCCAAAAATGGATCGGCTGGGCCTTGTTGATCACAGCGATCCTGATGCTGCTGCGTCAAACCGAAGTCATCGCCTTATTAGGAAAAGGCAATACCGCGACGGCGTTGACTGGGGTAAAATTGCTGGCTGGAATCTTTGGAAACTTCTTATTCGGTGCGTTGATGACTGTCGGAGTCGGCTTGTTTGCACCTTGTATGGCGATGGTTTATATGTTGGGAATGACGCCACTGGCGGCTTTTCCGATCATGATGTGCTCTTGTGCCGGTCTACAGCCTGTTGCGAACATCAACTTCATTCGTGAGAAAGCCTACTCTAGAAAAATTGCCTTAGCCATTACGATCGGCGGGGTTCCCGGTGTTATTATCGCTTCACAATTTTTATTAGGTTTAGATATTACGATGGTCACTTATCTAGTTATTGTCATTATTTTTTATACAGGAATTCAATACATTCTAAAATCCCGCAAAACAGCGGCAGCCTAA
- the hxlA gene encoding 3-hexulose-6-phosphate synthase — MKLQLAMDELGLSEALEALKELHPYVDIVEVGTPFLIDAGREAVRQIKESYPELEVLCDAKIMDAGAYEAQLAYDAGADYVTVLGITDMLTVNGCVEQAQKQERQVMVDLICVQNVAERVPMLEELGVDVLAVHTGADQQHAGRTPLEDLKELTHYAKKAQVAVAGGINSETIDAYVALKPDIVIVGSGILNAEDPVEAARVIKKALS; from the coding sequence ATGAAATTGCAACTAGCAATGGATGAATTAGGTTTGTCCGAAGCCTTAGAAGCATTGAAGGAGCTTCATCCTTATGTCGATATCGTAGAAGTTGGAACCCCCTTTTTGATCGATGCGGGGCGTGAGGCGGTTCGCCAGATCAAAGAAAGTTATCCAGAATTGGAGGTCTTATGTGATGCGAAAATCATGGATGCAGGTGCCTATGAAGCGCAGTTGGCCTATGATGCCGGAGCAGATTATGTGACGGTTTTAGGAATCACGGATATGCTGACGGTCAACGGCTGCGTGGAACAGGCGCAAAAACAAGAGCGGCAGGTGATGGTGGATCTGATTTGTGTCCAGAATGTTGCCGAGCGTGTGCCGATGCTTGAAGAACTTGGAGTAGATGTTCTCGCGGTCCATACGGGAGCAGACCAGCAGCACGCGGGACGAACCCCTTTGGAAGACTTAAAAGAATTGACACACTATGCGAAAAAAGCACAGGTAGCTGTAGCGGGAGGCATCAACAGTGAGACCATTGACGCATATGTTGCGCTGAAACCGGATATCGTGATCGTCGGCAGCGGGATCTTGAACGCAGAAGATCCAGTAGAAGCTGCGCGGGTCATCAAAAAAGCATTGAGCTAA
- a CDS encoding PTS sugar transporter subunit IIA: MDFKEENILLDVAVASKEELFDVIANYAYDSGYVANAADTSAAFNEREAEYSTGLQEGFAIPHAKAETVLAPTVLFIRLTKAIEWETFDDSAVKNVFALMVPKKDEGTVHLEMLSRLATALLEEDFIQQVQQSEDKTKLVETIKKEMIGERII; the protein is encoded by the coding sequence ATGGATTTTAAAGAAGAAAATATTCTATTAGATGTGGCGGTCGCTTCAAAAGAAGAACTCTTTGATGTCATCGCAAATTACGCGTATGACTCAGGGTATGTCGCGAATGCGGCGGATACGAGCGCTGCCTTTAATGAACGAGAGGCAGAATATTCGACGGGATTGCAGGAAGGGTTTGCTATCCCCCATGCAAAAGCAGAGACGGTTTTAGCGCCGACGGTTTTGTTCATTCGTTTAACGAAGGCAATCGAATGGGAGACCTTCGATGATTCCGCAGTGAAAAATGTGTTTGCCTTGATGGTCCCTAAAAAAGACGAAGGAACTGTCCATTTGGAAATGCTGAGTCGATTGGCGACGGCTTTATTGGAGGAAGACTTCATTCAGCAGGTTCAGCAATCAGAGGATAAAACAAAATTAGTAGAAACGATCAAAAAAGAAATGATTGGAGAGAGGATCATATGA
- a CDS encoding PTS fructose transporter subunit IIC: MKKVLAEVKGHLMSGISFVLPLIIGASLVVAIPKMIALGMGITSLDPYAKTEGLKHALYMIEQVGWTGIGLINTVLAGFIAYSIGDKAALGAGFIGGAVATSTNAGFLGAVIAGFLAGYLVKWSKEKINLPESFSGVMPLVILPLIATLSVAIVMGALLSEPLAWINTSLVDWIRTMIENDVNKILLAMIMGAMIGSDLGGPVNKAAWMAGNVLLAEGVYLPAIIVNVAICAVPFGYALATLFHKKRFNQELLDAGRNNFIMGFIGITEGAIPFTLVNPLKLVPINMIGGAIASGLGITFGMYAKMPPVGGIYGFFTVGNGWAYLLGLFIGAAFIGFVAPLFVNFNKQETDTEEIELDDIDVSFEN, translated from the coding sequence ATGAAGAAAGTTTTAGCAGAGGTAAAGGGCCACTTGATGAGTGGGATCAGTTTTGTACTGCCGTTGATTATTGGTGCCTCCCTAGTTGTCGCGATTCCAAAAATGATCGCGCTGGGGATGGGGATCACAAGTTTAGACCCATATGCAAAAACAGAAGGATTGAAACACGCACTTTATATGATTGAACAGGTTGGTTGGACCGGTATTGGGTTGATCAACACAGTATTAGCAGGATTTATTGCATATTCGATTGGAGACAAAGCAGCATTAGGTGCCGGATTTATTGGCGGAGCAGTGGCTACCAGTACGAACGCCGGCTTCTTGGGTGCTGTGATCGCCGGTTTCTTAGCCGGATATTTAGTGAAATGGTCAAAAGAAAAAATCAACTTGCCGGAATCTTTCTCTGGCGTGATGCCATTAGTGATTTTACCGTTGATCGCCACCTTGTCTGTCGCGATCGTGATGGGGGCACTCCTGTCTGAGCCGCTGGCATGGATCAACACGAGCCTAGTCGACTGGATTCGTACCATGATTGAAAATGATGTCAACAAGATCTTGTTGGCGATGATCATGGGGGCGATGATTGGTTCCGACTTAGGCGGACCAGTGAACAAAGCCGCTTGGATGGCTGGAAATGTCTTATTGGCTGAAGGTGTGTATTTGCCAGCGATCATTGTAAACGTCGCTATCTGTGCAGTGCCTTTCGGTTACGCGTTGGCGACATTGTTCCATAAAAAACGGTTCAACCAAGAATTATTGGATGCAGGTCGGAACAACTTTATCATGGGATTCATCGGAATTACTGAAGGGGCCATTCCTTTCACACTCGTGAACCCGTTGAAGCTCGTTCCTATCAACATGATCGGAGGGGCGATCGCTTCTGGCTTAGGGATTACTTTCGGCATGTACGCAAAAATGCCGCCAGTAGGAGGAATCTACGGCTTCTTTACAGTCGGCAACGGCTGGGCATATTTATTAGGCCTATTCATCGGGGCAGCATTTATCGGTTTTGTCGCACCGCTATTCGTTAACTTCAACAAACAAGAAACGGATACAGAAGAGATTGAATTAGACGATATCGATGTCAGCTTCGAAAACTAA
- a CDS encoding PTS fructose transporter subunit IIB, whose protein sequence is MKIVGISACPAGLAHTPMAAKALEKAGAKLGYDVKIEQQGSLGQVNKITAAEAQEADFLLLATDQKVVGLERFEGKPQLRVNINTCIKAPEAVLKKCIAAVEQRQAN, encoded by the coding sequence ATGAAAATCGTAGGAATTTCCGCCTGTCCAGCAGGATTGGCACACACACCTATGGCCGCTAAAGCGTTAGAGAAGGCCGGAGCAAAATTGGGCTATGACGTGAAGATCGAGCAGCAAGGGTCATTAGGGCAGGTCAACAAAATCACCGCAGCCGAAGCACAAGAGGCCGATTTTTTATTGCTGGCGACGGATCAAAAAGTCGTTGGGCTGGAACGGTTTGAAGGAAAACCTCAGCTTCGGGTAAATATCAATACCTGTATCAAAGCGCCAGAAGCTGTGTTGAAAAAATGTATCGCTGCTGTTGAGCAAAGACAGGCAAATTAA
- the mngB gene encoding mannosylglycerate hydrolase, producing MKKTVHVVPHSHWDREWYFTTSRSKIYLMHDLKKVLEQLEKDTPYNSFILDGQASLLDDYLKWRPQDKGRIETLVKQGKLIIGPWYTQTDQLVISGESIVRNMLYGMKICEAFGDYMNVGYVPDSFGQAASMPQIYREFGISDTMFWRGVSDDDVAHTEYTWRGEDGSVVNVYQIPSGYYIGGAIPEREADLAKFLHEEPFKTTWGRSATDQVYFPNGFDQAPVRENLPELVDQMNALYQEEYELQFSTIEKYIAAVKERQPELEEIAGELINGKLMRIHKTIFSSRPDLKAMNTKIQHYLVNVMEPVLTMAMQLGFDYPVETVKEIWKLMFENAAHDSIGSCVSDTTNEDVYMRYKQARDISMNLVELTLRQLATAIHNPQAQEITFTLFNTYDTPREGVVEAEVYLPQKDFAILDQAGNTLPYTILELIDQTEYVLNQGNVLNSVKEMYLPETVYKAKIMIETTEVPSMGYTQLMIDLTGNSGTPMQPATDRTIENDGYQITVNPNGSLDILDKANGLLYKNQGIIEENGDDGDSFNYSPPTKDLVISSQTYEPTITIKQSAIYQTIQLDFLFTVPKDLTEREEKKVSAQLPITLEVGLKKGSPLIDFQLTVDNQQVDSHRVCVLFDTGIASKFSIADQQFGTLQRPVVFEKEMALWEANKEQWNEQPIAIETCQSFAGLFDDTHGVAVMPKGVREYEIIGEEFDTIRLTIFRTYGFMGKENLMYRPGRASGESVIATPDAQCHKTMRFDFSVAYFAQRFDEADVPQVAKQAVTPIEVYQYAEFLNSRLIFTLGEVEKHLPATFSLLNIEGNLTLSVLKKAEDRPGYILRLYNGALETEGYATITFNHHIQTAEKVDLKEKTKEPLSINHDTIELENIGHAKFVTLYVE from the coding sequence ATGAAAAAAACAGTACACGTCGTACCACACAGTCATTGGGATCGCGAATGGTATTTTACCACCAGTCGCTCAAAAATTTATTTGATGCACGATCTGAAAAAAGTGTTGGAGCAATTAGAAAAAGACACGCCCTACAACAGTTTCATTTTAGACGGGCAAGCGTCATTGTTGGACGACTACTTAAAATGGCGTCCGCAAGACAAAGGCAGAATCGAAACCTTAGTGAAGCAAGGCAAGCTGATCATCGGGCCTTGGTACACACAAACAGATCAATTAGTCATTTCTGGAGAAAGTATCGTCCGCAACATGCTGTACGGTATGAAGATCTGTGAAGCCTTTGGCGATTACATGAATGTCGGCTATGTACCGGATTCCTTCGGGCAAGCAGCCAGCATGCCGCAGATTTATCGCGAGTTTGGCATCAGCGATACGATGTTTTGGCGCGGCGTGAGTGATGACGATGTCGCGCACACAGAATATACGTGGCGCGGAGAAGATGGGTCAGTCGTCAATGTGTATCAAATCCCTAGTGGCTATTACATTGGCGGTGCGATCCCTGAACGAGAAGCAGACCTGGCGAAATTCCTGCATGAAGAACCGTTTAAAACGACTTGGGGCCGCAGCGCCACCGATCAAGTCTATTTCCCGAATGGGTTTGATCAAGCACCAGTGAGAGAGAATTTACCTGAGCTGGTGGACCAAATGAACGCTCTTTATCAAGAAGAGTACGAGCTGCAATTCTCGACGATCGAAAAATACATTGCCGCAGTCAAAGAGCGTCAGCCAGAATTAGAAGAAATTGCGGGAGAGTTGATCAACGGAAAACTGATGCGTATCCACAAGACGATCTTTTCTTCACGCCCGGATCTCAAAGCAATGAACACGAAGATCCAGCATTATTTAGTCAATGTGATGGAGCCTGTATTGACGATGGCGATGCAGCTGGGCTTTGACTACCCAGTGGAGACAGTCAAAGAAATCTGGAAGCTGATGTTTGAGAATGCGGCCCATGACTCGATCGGTTCATGTGTCTCTGATACGACCAACGAAGATGTCTATATGCGTTACAAACAAGCCCGGGATATTTCGATGAATCTCGTTGAGCTGACCTTGCGCCAACTCGCTACAGCGATCCATAATCCTCAGGCACAAGAAATCACGTTTACCTTGTTCAATACCTACGACACACCACGTGAGGGTGTGGTGGAAGCAGAAGTGTATTTGCCTCAGAAAGACTTTGCGATTCTGGATCAGGCAGGAAATACATTGCCTTACACGATTTTAGAGCTGATTGATCAAACGGAATATGTCTTGAATCAAGGGAATGTATTGAATTCTGTCAAAGAAATGTATCTACCGGAAACAGTCTACAAAGCGAAAATCATGATCGAGACAACGGAAGTGCCAAGCATGGGCTACACGCAATTGATGATCGATCTTACAGGCAATAGCGGTACCCCAATGCAGCCGGCAACGGATCGGACGATCGAGAATGACGGTTACCAGATAACAGTCAATCCAAACGGTTCCCTAGATATTTTAGATAAGGCAAATGGGCTGCTCTATAAAAATCAAGGAATCATTGAAGAAAATGGGGACGATGGCGATTCCTTCAATTATTCGCCGCCGACGAAGGATTTAGTGATCTCCTCACAAACCTATGAACCAACGATCACGATCAAGCAATCCGCCATTTACCAAACGATCCAATTGGACTTTTTATTCACTGTACCAAAGGATTTAACTGAGCGGGAAGAGAAAAAAGTCTCTGCGCAACTGCCGATCACACTGGAGGTTGGCTTGAAGAAGGGATCGCCGCTCATTGACTTCCAATTGACCGTGGACAATCAACAGGTCGACAGTCATCGCGTCTGTGTCTTGTTCGATACAGGCATCGCCTCGAAATTCTCGATTGCCGATCAGCAATTTGGAACGTTGCAGCGTCCAGTTGTCTTTGAAAAAGAAATGGCGCTTTGGGAAGCGAATAAGGAACAATGGAACGAACAACCGATCGCCATTGAGACCTGCCAGTCTTTCGCCGGCCTCTTTGATGACACGCATGGTGTTGCCGTAATGCCAAAAGGAGTACGGGAATACGAGATCATTGGTGAAGAATTTGACACGATCCGTTTGACCATCTTCCGTACCTATGGCTTTATGGGGAAAGAAAATCTGATGTATCGTCCGGGCCGTGCTTCCGGCGAATCCGTCATCGCCACGCCAGATGCCCAATGCCATAAAACGATGCGCTTTGATTTCTCAGTCGCTTACTTTGCGCAACGTTTTGATGAAGCCGATGTGCCGCAAGTAGCGAAACAAGCCGTAACACCGATTGAAGTCTATCAATACGCAGAATTTTTAAATTCACGGCTGATCTTTACACTAGGAGAGGTTGAAAAACACTTGCCGGCAACCTTCAGTCTGTTGAACATTGAAGGCAATCTGACGCTGAGTGTTTTGAAAAAGGCGGAAGATCGTCCAGGCTATATTCTACGATTGTATAATGGCGCATTGGAAACCGAGGGCTATGCGACCATCACCTTCAACCACCACATCCAGACAGCAGAAAAAGTTGATCTGAAAGAAAAAACAAAGGAACCGCTATCAATAAATCATGATACAATAGAGCTTGAAAACATTGGGCACGCAAAATTCGTGACCTTATATGTGGAATAA
- the scrK gene encoding fructokinase ScrK, with protein MEKLFGGIEAGGTKFVCAVGNQELEIIERVSYPTTTPEETMALVIGFFKNYTEQLVSIGVGSFGPIDIHRDSKTYGYITSTPKLAWQNFDFVGTMKKEFDVPIAWTTDVNAACYGEYVKGRGDGVNSVVYYTIGTGIGGGALQKGTFVEGFSHPEMGHVLVSRNPKDDFEGVCPFHGHCLEGMAAGPAIEKRLGRKGQDLAEDDPYWEIEADYIAQCAYNTTLMFSPDVIIFGGGVMQQDHLVKKVRARFKELVNEYVKTPALEDYIVTPKLGNNAGTIGCLALAREAKLHS; from the coding sequence GTGGAAAAATTGTTTGGCGGAATCGAAGCGGGCGGAACAAAGTTTGTCTGTGCCGTTGGGAATCAAGAGTTGGAGATCATTGAGCGGGTCAGCTATCCGACAACGACTCCTGAAGAAACGATGGCGTTAGTGATCGGCTTCTTCAAAAACTATACAGAGCAATTAGTCAGTATCGGAGTCGGTTCCTTTGGTCCGATCGACATTCACCGTGATTCGAAGACGTATGGCTATATCACGTCAACACCAAAATTAGCTTGGCAGAACTTTGATTTTGTCGGCACGATGAAAAAGGAATTTGATGTGCCGATCGCTTGGACAACGGACGTGAACGCCGCGTGTTATGGCGAATATGTAAAAGGACGCGGCGATGGGGTCAACAGTGTCGTTTACTATACGATCGGTACAGGGATCGGCGGCGGTGCGTTGCAAAAAGGGACATTTGTCGAAGGCTTCAGCCATCCAGAAATGGGGCATGTGTTAGTCAGCCGCAATCCAAAAGATGATTTTGAAGGCGTTTGTCCTTTCCACGGACATTGCTTAGAAGGGATGGCAGCAGGTCCCGCGATCGAAAAACGCTTGGGCCGCAAAGGGCAAGACTTGGCGGAAGACGATCCGTATTGGGAGATCGAAGCAGACTACATCGCACAATGCGCCTACAACACGACGTTGATGTTCTCTCCAGATGTCATCATCTTCGGCGGCGGCGTGATGCAGCAAGACCACTTAGTCAAAAAGGTTCGTGCCCGTTTCAAAGAATTAGTGAACGAGTACGTGAAGACACCAGCCTTAGAAGACTACATCGTGACACCGAAGCTTGGCAACAATGCTGGGACGATCGGCTGTCTTGCGTTAGCACGAGAAGCAAAATTGCATTCATAG
- a CDS encoding phosphate-starvation-inducible PsiE family protein — translation MKDNHFLKFEKAISTIVDFLLAVLIIVIVIVMGEGIFNIILHVIPLNNVSEMTLLIEEIATLFILLEVILMLLRYIKEGHHIPVRYLILISITAILRELLLAHGNGENSLLLSISILVLVLVLFLLEKVKAFHKGESKLEK, via the coding sequence ATGAAAGACAATCACTTTCTGAAATTTGAAAAAGCGATCAGTACGATCGTTGATTTTCTATTAGCAGTGTTGATCATTGTCATAGTGATCGTGATGGGGGAAGGCATCTTCAATATCATTCTTCATGTGATTCCCTTGAACAACGTTTCTGAGATGACGCTTTTGATCGAGGAGATCGCGACACTCTTTATTCTATTAGAGGTGATCTTGATGCTGCTGCGCTACATCAAAGAAGGGCATCACATTCCTGTGCGCTATTTGATCCTGATCAGTATCACGGCGATCTTGAGAGAGCTGCTGCTCGCGCACGGCAATGGAGAAAATTCATTGCTTCTCTCGATCTCGATTTTAGTTCTAGTCCTGGTTCTCTTTTTACTGGAGAAGGTCAAAGCCTTCCACAAAGGAGAAAGCAAGCTCGAAAAATAA
- the hxlB gene encoding 6-phospho-3-hexuloisomerase: protein METKEVAYTAAMELAGTLKKVDQRQMDRLVEAISQAKRIFVSGAGRSLLMLKGFAMRLMHLGYEVYVVGEVTTPAFLPEDLLILASASGETSSLVQTAKKAREIGGDIISFTIFPESTLARLSTGVVKISAYTDKRPESETNQKGILPGGSMFEEAVLLLADSLIVELALEQKIPTDRAFEKHANLE from the coding sequence ATGGAAACCAAAGAGGTCGCGTATACCGCGGCAATGGAGCTGGCGGGCACGTTGAAAAAAGTCGATCAACGTCAGATGGATCGATTGGTTGAGGCCATCAGTCAGGCGAAGCGGATTTTTGTCTCAGGCGCGGGCCGCTCGTTATTGATGCTAAAGGGATTCGCGATGCGATTGATGCACTTGGGCTATGAAGTCTATGTCGTGGGAGAAGTGACGACGCCGGCTTTCTTGCCTGAGGATCTTTTGATTCTTGCCAGTGCTTCGGGGGAGACGTCTTCGTTGGTCCAAACAGCGAAGAAAGCGCGCGAAATCGGCGGAGATATCATCAGCTTCACGATTTTTCCAGAGTCAACGCTGGCACGGTTATCTACGGGTGTGGTCAAGATCTCCGCATATACTGATAAGCGCCCAGAGAGCGAAACAAATCAAAAAGGCATTCTCCCAGGAGGCAGTATGTTTGAAGAAGCGGTCTTATTATTGGCCGATTCTTTGATCGTTGAATTAGCGTTAGAACAAAAAATACCAACGGATCGGGCGTTTGAAAAGCACGCGAATCTAGAGTAG
- a CDS encoding BglG family transcription antiterminator: MSKLAYQRLDDLLELLAKQTTPLPMKELAKSFSISERTVRTDIANLNDLLRNVGAAVTLVRGQGYLLTVLSKEQFTAWWQESMTSADSFLTTSEERQAYLLFLLFKNENPLSLDDFLDQLFISKNTFYSYLKTARDNLMTYQLKVINRPNIGFEVLGNEFAKRQAISDLLIEKDLQEYLIGFTEMELALFDTIDLDLLQTLELNDLAPLELLDSDYYHKNILSHFALALSRLLSGHPITEFPLRVPTLKRHAKEALCHFLNEIDRAYDVQLTEGEKDYFTYYLALNAPRLVETESTSKSSTETAQAIVSELLHAIKRTSNFDWLEDKMLVEDLTSHIEGFINMNLMEARRSNPLLETIKKSFPQAYDLCLTHLETLGKKHGLYFSQDEVGYIALHIAGAMERNSISHHRKYRVILVCGTGRAMSRIIEAKIKKHYQETIEVVDRVSYVELQQCDLTTVDFVITTVPLEQLSVPHIYINMATLDKEIGKIEPFIQRFDEANGEIFSLFQEAFYFHGDVENKERLLKKMTQQLVDKGYVPASFHDSIMKREAINQTNINEWLAIPHPMSLLAKQSAVAVAVIPNGVDWGNGDLVKFVFLFAISKEDYEDTEEIYSLILEFMEREEIQQALLQQSDYPHFLTQIKTL; this comes from the coding sequence GTGTCAAAGCTTGCTTATCAACGATTAGATGACCTATTAGAATTATTAGCCAAACAAACAACCCCGCTGCCGATGAAAGAGTTAGCCAAAAGCTTCTCTATCTCTGAGCGAACGGTGCGAACAGATATTGCCAATCTGAACGATCTCTTGCGCAATGTCGGTGCTGCCGTGACATTGGTTCGGGGACAAGGGTATTTGCTGACCGTTCTTTCCAAAGAACAGTTCACTGCGTGGTGGCAGGAAAGCATGACCTCCGCCGATTCGTTCCTCACGACTAGCGAAGAGCGGCAGGCGTATTTACTTTTCCTTCTATTTAAGAATGAAAACCCTTTATCATTGGATGACTTTCTAGATCAGCTATTTATTAGTAAAAATACATTTTATTCCTATTTGAAAACTGCACGAGACAATTTGATGACGTATCAGCTAAAAGTCATCAATCGCCCAAATATCGGATTTGAAGTGTTAGGAAACGAATTCGCGAAGCGGCAAGCCATCAGTGACCTGTTGATCGAAAAGGACCTGCAGGAATATTTAATTGGCTTCACGGAGATGGAATTGGCATTATTTGACACGATTGATCTCGATTTGTTGCAGACGCTAGAGCTCAACGATCTCGCACCGTTAGAGCTGTTGGATTCAGATTATTACCATAAAAATATTCTTTCTCACTTTGCCTTAGCACTCAGCCGCCTTTTATCTGGGCATCCCATCACGGAGTTTCCTTTACGTGTGCCGACCCTTAAACGACATGCCAAAGAGGCGCTTTGTCATTTCTTGAATGAGATCGATCGCGCCTACGATGTCCAGCTGACGGAAGGAGAAAAAGATTACTTCACCTATTATTTAGCATTGAATGCGCCTCGTCTGGTCGAAACAGAATCCACCAGCAAGTCTTCCACTGAAACGGCCCAGGCCATCGTAAGTGAACTGCTTCATGCCATCAAACGAACCTCTAATTTTGATTGGCTCGAAGACAAAATGCTGGTGGAAGATCTGACTTCCCACATTGAAGGCTTTATCAATATGAACCTGATGGAGGCGCGACGCAGCAATCCGTTGCTGGAAACGATCAAAAAATCGTTCCCGCAAGCGTACGATCTTTGTTTGACACATCTAGAAACCCTTGGCAAAAAACATGGGCTGTATTTTTCTCAAGATGAGGTCGGCTATATCGCCCTCCACATTGCCGGCGCAATGGAGAGAAATTCCATTAGTCATCATCGAAAATACCGTGTGATCCTCGTCTGCGGAACAGGCCGTGCGATGAGTCGAATCATCGAAGCAAAGATCAAGAAGCACTATCAGGAGACTATCGAGGTCGTGGATCGCGTCTCCTATGTCGAGCTTCAACAATGCGACCTGACAACGGTGGACTTTGTCATTACGACAGTGCCGTTGGAGCAGTTGAGTGTCCCCCACATCTACATCAATATGGCGACCTTAGATAAGGAGATCGGCAAGATCGAACCCTTCATCCAACGCTTTGATGAAGCAAACGGCGAGATTTTTTCCTTGTTTCAAGAGGCCTTCTACTTCCACGGAGATGTCGAAAACAAAGAACGATTGCTGAAAAAAATGACCCAGCAGCTCGTGGATAAAGGCTACGTTCCCGCATCCTTTCACGACAGCATCATGAAGCGTGAGGCAATCAACCAAACCAATATCAACGAATGGCTGGCGATCCCTCACCCGATGTCGCTCCTGGCCAAACAATCCGCCGTTGCCGTCGCAGTCATTCCAAACGGGGTTGATTGGGGAAACGGAGATCTGGTAAAATTCGTCTTCCTTTTTGCCATAAGCAAAGAAGATTACGAAGATACCGAAGAAATCTATAGCCTGATCCTAGAGTTTATGGAACGAGAAGAGATCCAGCAAGCCCTCTTGCAGCAAAGCGATTATCCCCATTTTTTAACACAAATCAAGACATTATAA